A window of Candidatus Nitrospira allomarina genomic DNA:
TTTGTGGGGTATACCATCCTGAATATGGATTGTTCTTTTCGTTACCGCCCTGATAACCCCAGGCACAACAGGAATACAATGAGTCAGGAAGCGTTTGAATTCGATCGTCGGAAGCTCTGCCTGGAGGATTGCCTGTTTCTGCCGGTCCAGAGGTATTCCAATACTGAATTCCGAATAAAATTTCTCCCTCAGGGTTGTCCGCCCAATGGCCAAAAACCCGCCCCTTTAAACTGGTAGCTGGTACACCTTTAAAAGAAAGATCACCCTGGTGAGTGATATCATTTGGGTCACCCTTTGACTTGTCAGGACCAGGACCAGCTGCATACCCAACGCTTACTAATCCAAGACTCAACAGGCCAAAGGCACAGAGAGCTACCAATTCCTGACGTAGAGATGACTTCTTCATCTGCTCCCTCCTTACAGTGTTAGAATGACAAAAAATTAAAAAACGACTTACCCTTTGTTTATCTTCAAAAACCACTTTTCCCCAGTTCTGCATACCCCTAATCCCAAAAGGAAAACCAGGTATTCGAGAGGGTCCAATGCTACTCATCCAGGGCATGGTTGTCAAGCGAAAAAATAAGCGGTTTTGATGATCATCCCCACCTCGGAATTCCCCTTTTTGGGATGGGTCCCAATGCCGTGACCACAAACTGCTGTAGATCAAATAATTTCTGGCTTAAATGACGAATTTGTTCAGGGGAAATCCGATCAATCGCCTTTACCATCTCCTGCAGGGTGACATGACGCCCTTGGTACATTTCGTCTTTGGCCAATTTATTCATCCGCCCGTATGTTCCTTCCAAGCCCAACATCAAACTTCCTTTTAATTGAGTTTTGGTTCGCTCTAACTCATTACTTGCCACTTCCCGACGACATAATTTCCTGGTCTCTTGACAAATTCGGTCAACGACGGCTGCCATTTCATTCGGGCGAGTGGCGGCATACACGGTAAGCGTCCCGCCATCCAAAAAACCAGAAAGATGAGAATAAATGGTATAGGCCAATCCACGTTTTTCGCGGATTTCCTGAAATAATCGCGAACTGACTCCGCCTCCAAGAATTGTGCTTAAGACATGCGCCGCATACCGATCCGGATGCCCTACAGGCAACCCCTTAAACCCCACACACACATGAACCTGCTCCAAAGGCTTAACATGAAGACTTTGGCGTTCCTGCGGCTGATCGGGCCATGGTGTTTTCTGGACGGATGAGGAACCCTTACCGTATTCACCATGCTTCCACTTGCCAAAATATGTGTTGACGGTATCAATGATTTCTGGAAAGGAAAAGTTGCCGGCCACTGCGACAATCGTGTGTTCAGGGCGATAATGCCGTTGCCTATACTGCATCAGCGCTTGACGGCTGAGTCTTTTCATCACCCCAGGCTCTCCAAGGATCGGACGCCCCAACGGATGGGAGCCGAAGATATCCTTGGCATGCAGTTCATGAATATAGTCCTCTGGGTCGTCCTGGACCGTACGGATCTCCTCAAGGACGATTTGTTTTTCCTTTGCAATGTCTTTGGCCGAAAACCTTGAATGGTGAAAAAGATCGGCAATGAGGTCAAAAGCCAGCCTCATCTGCTGATCCAGAACCTTTACATAAAAAGCCGTGGCCTCATGAGTAGTAAAGGCATTCATTTCACCACCCAAGGCATCGATCTCATTGGAAATTTGGGACGCAGTCCGTTTCGGCGTGCCCTTGAACATCATATGCTCA
This region includes:
- a CDS encoding M16 family metallopeptidase; translated protein: MYKKVILDNGVRVVLERMSSLKSVALGVWATVGSRDEKKGEGGLSHFIEHMMFKGTPKRTASQISNEIDALGGEMNAFTTHEATAFYVKVLDQQMRLAFDLIADLFHHSRFSAKDIAKEKQIVLEEIRTVQDDPEDYIHELHAKDIFGSHPLGRPILGEPGVMKRLSRQALMQYRQRHYRPEHTIVAVAGNFSFPEIIDTVNTYFGKWKHGEYGKGSSSVQKTPWPDQPQERQSLHVKPLEQVHVCVGFKGLPVGHPDRYAAHVLSTILGGGVSSRLFQEIREKRGLAYTIYSHLSGFLDGGTLTVYAATRPNEMAAVVDRICQETRKLCRREVASNELERTKTQLKGSLMLGLEGTYGRMNKLAKDEMYQGRHVTLQEMVKAIDRISPEQIRHLSQKLFDLQQFVVTALGPIPKRGIPRWG